A window of the Salipiger sp. H15 genome harbors these coding sequences:
- a CDS encoding glutathione S-transferase N-terminal domain-containing protein produces the protein MSMTLDRPLALCGAGQGGRAVLRTTLTSPYGRKVRMAAQVLGLWDRIEMVPADTRDPSDDLRLQNPLGKMPCLMTDGETLYDSRVILEFLDTLAEGRGLFPREGRERFHCLTRACLADGVTDAALLMVYEGRFRGAEKISDEWLAHQRGKVERGLSALAALPPDPTRTDAAGVSLACALGYLDWRAPVSWRDRWPELVDWLHRFAAAEPAFNATEAPR, from the coding sequence ATGAGCATGACCCTCGACAGACCCCTCGCGCTTTGCGGCGCGGGGCAGGGCGGCCGGGCCGTCCTGCGGACCACCCTCACCTCGCCCTACGGGCGCAAGGTCCGCATGGCGGCGCAGGTGCTGGGGCTCTGGGACCGGATCGAGATGGTCCCCGCCGACACCCGCGATCCTTCGGACGACCTGCGCCTGCAGAACCCGCTCGGCAAGATGCCCTGCCTGATGACCGACGGCGAGACGCTCTACGACAGCCGGGTGATCCTCGAGTTCCTCGACACGCTGGCCGAGGGGCGTGGCCTCTTCCCGCGCGAGGGGCGCGAGAGATTCCACTGCCTGACCCGCGCCTGCCTTGCCGACGGGGTGACCGACGCCGCGCTGCTGATGGTCTACGAGGGGCGCTTCCGCGGCGCCGAGAAGATCTCGGACGAATGGCTGGCGCACCAGCGCGGCAAGGTCGAGCGGGGGCTTTCGGCGCTCGCCGCCCTGCCGCCGGATCCCACCCGCACCGATGCGGCAGGGGTCTCGCTCGCCTGCGCGCTCGGCTACCTCGACTGGCGCGCGCCGGTCAGCTGGCGCGACCGCTGGCCCGAGCTGGTGGACTGGCTGCACCGCTTCGCCGCCGCCGAGCCCGCCTTCAACGCCACGGAGGCGCCGCGATGA
- a CDS encoding TRAP transporter large permease, with translation MSSLLIGAIGVAALFGGILIGINVMVVLGLVGAFGLASLVGFKAATAILGTVFFDTTHSFHFSVIPLFLLMGFFAMRAGLGEDLFEATTKWLGNLRGGLAISTTLGAAAFGAASGSSVGTATVFTKLALPQMLDRGYDKSLASASIAIAGTLAVMIPPSALVVVYGILTDSSIGALLIAGFIPGIVFALVLCLAIWLTVLRNPSLAPQESYSFTLREKIASLRLAGPLVLIILLIVVGLYLGIFTPTEAGGIGAFATLLLAILRHRGLGGVELKKTLLETIQTTAMIFGILICALVFSKFLALSGVANAVGGYLTGLDVNRWVIVLLVSLIYLALGMMMDAPALLAITLPITHPVMMKLGFDPIWFGIYVVLLVEIGAVTPPVGINCFVVQSASNGRVTLEQVFKGLLPFVLAGFAMLILLCLIPQIALFLPETML, from the coding sequence ATGAGTTCGCTCCTGATTGGCGCAATCGGCGTCGCGGCGCTGTTCGGCGGCATCCTGATCGGCATCAACGTGATGGTGGTGCTGGGCCTCGTGGGCGCCTTCGGCCTTGCCTCGCTGGTCGGCTTCAAGGCCGCAACGGCGATCCTCGGCACGGTGTTCTTCGACACCACCCACAGCTTCCACTTCTCGGTCATCCCGCTCTTCCTGCTCATGGGCTTCTTCGCCATGCGCGCCGGGCTCGGCGAGGACCTTTTCGAGGCGACCACCAAGTGGCTCGGCAACCTGCGCGGCGGGCTCGCCATCTCGACGACGCTGGGCGCGGCGGCCTTCGGCGCGGCCTCGGGCTCGTCGGTGGGCACGGCGACGGTCTTCACCAAGCTGGCGCTGCCGCAGATGCTCGACCGGGGCTATGACAAAAGCCTCGCCTCGGCCTCGATCGCCATCGCCGGCACATTGGCGGTGATGATCCCGCCCTCGGCGCTGGTGGTGGTCTACGGCATCCTCACCGACAGCTCGATCGGCGCGCTGCTGATCGCCGGCTTCATCCCCGGCATCGTCTTTGCCCTCGTACTCTGCCTCGCCATCTGGCTGACCGTGCTGCGCAATCCCTCGCTGGCGCCGCAGGAGAGCTACAGCTTCACCCTGCGCGAGAAGATCGCCTCGCTGCGTCTGGCCGGGCCGCTGGTGCTGATCATCCTGCTGATCGTCGTGGGGCTCTACCTCGGCATCTTCACCCCGACCGAGGCGGGCGGGATCGGCGCCTTCGCGACGCTGCTGCTGGCGATCCTGCGGCACCGCGGCCTTGGCGGCGTCGAGCTGAAGAAGACCCTGCTCGAGACCATCCAGACCACGGCGATGATCTTCGGCATCCTGATCTGCGCGCTGGTCTTCTCGAAGTTCCTGGCGCTCTCGGGCGTGGCCAACGCGGTCGGCGGCTACCTGACCGGGCTCGACGTGAACCGCTGGGTGATCGTGCTGCTGGTCTCGCTGATCTACCTCGCGCTCGGGATGATGATGGACGCGCCGGCGCTGCTGGCGATCACCCTGCCGATCACCCACCCGGTGATGATGAAGCTCGGCTTCGATCCGATCTGGTTCGGCATCTACGTGGTGCTGCTGGTCGAGATCGGCGCGGTGACGCCGCCGGTGGGGATCAACTGCTTCGTCGTGCAGTCGGCCTCGAACGGGCGGGTCACGCTCGAGCAGGTGTTCAAGGGGCTGCTGCCCTTCGTGCTGGCGGGCTTCGCCATGCTGATCCTGCTCTGCCTGATCCCGCAGATCGCCCTCTTCCTGCCGGAGACGATGCTATGA
- a CDS encoding TRAP transporter small permease subunit: MQTLETLRRHYGAFLSLCGMAAGVLIFAVMLLVVANVVMRYVFNQPVAGTLELTESALPLIIFLSLALTQLHGGHIKVVLLTQRLPEGLARAARVLAMLAGCLLFAWAAYAGWLMAAKSLAIGELERGAVRFPIWPIKFAIFFGLALLAVQYLLDGLWVALGGTLDETEEVME, translated from the coding sequence ATGCAAACGCTTGAAACCCTGCGCCGGCACTACGGCGCATTCCTGTCGCTGTGCGGCATGGCCGCCGGCGTGCTGATCTTCGCGGTGATGCTGCTGGTCGTGGCCAACGTGGTCATGCGCTACGTCTTCAACCAGCCGGTCGCCGGCACGCTCGAGCTGACCGAGAGTGCGCTGCCGCTGATCATCTTCCTGTCGCTGGCACTCACCCAGCTGCACGGCGGGCACATCAAGGTGGTGCTGCTGACCCAGCGCCTGCCCGAGGGCCTCGCCCGCGCGGCACGGGTGCTGGCGATGCTGGCGGGCTGCCTGCTTTTCGCCTGGGCGGCCTACGCGGGCTGGCTGATGGCGGCCAAGAGCCTTGCCATCGGCGAGCTCGAGCGCGGTGCGGTCCGCTTCCCGATCTGGCCGATCAAGTTCGCGATCTTCTTCGGCCTCGCGCTGCTGGCGGTGCAGTACCTGCTCGACGGGCTCTGGGTCGCGCTCGGCGGCACGCTCGACGAAACCGAGGAGGTGATGGAATGA
- a CDS encoding C4-dicarboxylate TRAP transporter substrate-binding protein, translating into MSLNAILRSSALALAAATGLAASAQADTYKWITFKPQGAGDAQAITTQWLVDEFAKRTGGKHSIEVFWGGSVAKTGEIPEALAAGVGDFGDIITPYFPDQMPLNNAVGFFIPQPMNTLEVGQFMEEMHATYPQFREELESQNIHAFGFRPLEDYGLLCTKPVKSAADMKGLRIRSYGFAYPKLIEALGASPVSIATAEAYEALQRSIIDCTPIGPALARGWKYDEVAKYYIEVPLGASFGHLLAMNLDSYNGMDDETRAVVDQLGKDYLVEYARVVDEDAARVRELWKGDLAVEVIPFPQEELLGALDDAGVKDVRQEWIDKATALGVPADEIVKHFEFDTPS; encoded by the coding sequence ATGTCTCTGAACGCAATTCTGCGGTCGTCGGCGCTTGCGCTCGCGGCTGCCACCGGCCTTGCCGCATCGGCGCAGGCGGACACCTACAAGTGGATCACCTTCAAGCCGCAGGGCGCCGGGGACGCGCAGGCGATCACCACGCAGTGGCTCGTGGACGAGTTCGCCAAGCGCACCGGCGGCAAGCACAGCATCGAGGTGTTCTGGGGCGGCTCAGTCGCCAAGACCGGCGAGATCCCCGAGGCGCTGGCCGCCGGCGTGGGCGATTTCGGCGACATCATCACCCCCTACTTCCCCGACCAGATGCCGCTCAACAACGCGGTCGGCTTCTTCATCCCGCAGCCGATGAACACGCTCGAGGTCGGGCAGTTCATGGAGGAGATGCACGCCACTTACCCGCAGTTCCGCGAGGAGCTGGAAAGCCAGAACATCCACGCCTTCGGCTTCCGCCCGCTCGAGGACTACGGCCTGCTCTGCACCAAGCCGGTGAAGAGCGCCGCCGACATGAAGGGCCTGCGCATCCGCTCCTACGGCTTTGCCTACCCGAAGCTGATCGAGGCGCTTGGTGCCTCGCCGGTGTCGATCGCCACGGCGGAGGCCTACGAGGCGCTGCAGCGCTCGATCATCGACTGCACGCCGATCGGACCGGCGCTGGCGCGCGGCTGGAAATACGACGAGGTCGCCAAGTACTACATCGAGGTGCCGCTTGGCGCCTCGTTCGGGCACCTGCTGGCGATGAACCTCGACAGTTACAACGGCATGGATGACGAGACCCGCGCCGTGGTGGACCAGCTCGGCAAGGACTACCTCGTGGAATACGCCCGCGTGGTGGACGAGGACGCCGCCCGCGTGCGCGAGCTCTGGAAGGGCGATCTGGCCGTCGAGGTGATCCCCTTCCCGCAGGAGGAACTGCTCGGAGCGCTGGACGATGCCGGCGTCAAGGACGTCCGGCAGGAGTGGATCGACAAGGCCACCGCGCTTGGCGTGCCGGCGGACGAGATCGTCAAGCACTTCGAGTTCGACACCCCGTCCTGA
- a CDS encoding LysR family transcriptional regulator produces the protein MVDTGTTLRDWQPELRTLRYFLCVAEEKNMTRASERLRIAQPALSRQIARLESDLGLKVFNRTARGMELTEAGEILQRRAYAIMAQIAQAHHDVTAHAERPQGVVVVGMPPTPGEFITPPLLSRVKAEYPEIELRFVEGFSNALEHKLSQGEIGLAVMHDAPVREDIVATELLVEHLNVIGPCGAFDKESYTLAEAAAMPLIMPSRPNFLRILVDKHADEIGAELNIVQRVDGVWHLKSLVRHGHGFTILTYGGVLSEVQNGTLEARPIVKPQIAWTLCTATKADQRRKKAIQVVEALVRDIVGGLVEAGIWR, from the coding sequence TTGGTCGACACCGGAACCACGCTGCGCGACTGGCAGCCCGAGCTGCGCACCTTGCGCTACTTCCTCTGCGTGGCGGAGGAAAAGAACATGACCCGCGCCTCGGAGCGGCTGCGCATCGCGCAGCCCGCGCTCAGCCGGCAGATCGCCCGGCTCGAGAGCGACCTCGGGCTCAAGGTCTTCAACCGCACCGCGCGCGGCATGGAGCTGACCGAGGCGGGCGAGATCCTGCAGCGCCGGGCCTATGCGATCATGGCGCAGATCGCGCAGGCGCATCACGACGTCACCGCCCATGCCGAGCGGCCGCAGGGCGTGGTGGTGGTCGGCATGCCGCCGACGCCGGGAGAGTTCATCACTCCGCCGCTGCTCTCGCGGGTCAAGGCCGAATACCCCGAGATCGAACTGCGCTTCGTCGAGGGCTTCTCGAACGCGCTCGAGCACAAGCTCTCGCAGGGCGAGATCGGCCTTGCGGTGATGCATGACGCGCCGGTGCGGGAGGACATCGTCGCGACCGAGCTGCTGGTCGAGCATCTCAACGTCATCGGCCCCTGCGGGGCGTTCGACAAGGAGAGCTACACGCTGGCCGAGGCGGCGGCGATGCCGCTGATCATGCCGAGCCGGCCGAACTTCCTGCGCATCCTCGTCGACAAGCACGCCGACGAGATCGGTGCCGAGCTCAACATCGTGCAGCGGGTCGACGGCGTGTGGCACCTGAAATCCTTGGTCCGCCACGGCCACGGCTTCACCATCCTGACCTATGGCGGCGTGCTGTCGGAGGTGCAGAACGGCACGCTCGAGGCGCGCCCGATCGTGAAGCCGCAGATCGCCTGGACGCTCTGCACCGCCACCAAGGCCGACCAGCGCCGCAAGAAGGCGATCCAGGTGGTCGAGGCGCTGGTGCGCGACATCGTCGGCGGGCTCGTGGAGGCGGGCATCTGGCGTTGA
- a CDS encoding FAD-dependent oxidoreductase, whose translation MTTPPIPLHSIWAATTGPAPDLLPLGESCRADVLVIGGGFQGLSGALHLAEAGVDTLLLEAEEPGFGASGRNGGQVIPGLKDDPDVLDALWGPEATAFAGATADTLFALVDRLGIDCEAERGGWIQAGNKTVHLAGLRARMAQWQARGADVDWLDAGEIAHATGARGFHGGWRDRRAGKLHPLKLAHGLARAAQQAGARLHSRSPVAALERDGTGWRARLAGGIEVRAERVILATNAYTPGALDRDLSRAVVPAHSFQIATEPLSEEALARVLPGGVCVSEIRRVGTYFRLGPQNRLMIGGRGSFREPRAAADFAGLEAEFTALFGTGFRIAHRWFGRVGMTPDHRIRLGEPAPGMLAATGFNGRGVALSVALGKAMAEYLARGVPLPIPPEPRIRTLPLHGLHRVYGGAAIRFYRLRDRLDR comes from the coding sequence ATGACGACCCCACCGATCCCGCTCCACTCGATCTGGGCCGCCACCACGGGGCCCGCGCCGGATCTGCTGCCGCTCGGCGAGTCATGCCGGGCGGACGTGCTGGTGATCGGTGGCGGGTTCCAGGGCCTCTCGGGCGCGCTGCACCTTGCCGAGGCCGGGGTCGATACGCTGCTGCTCGAGGCAGAGGAGCCGGGCTTCGGTGCCTCGGGGCGCAACGGCGGGCAGGTGATCCCGGGGCTGAAGGATGATCCCGACGTGCTCGACGCGCTCTGGGGGCCGGAGGCCACGGCCTTCGCCGGCGCGACGGCGGACACGCTCTTTGCGTTGGTGGACCGGCTCGGCATCGACTGCGAGGCGGAGCGCGGCGGCTGGATCCAGGCGGGCAACAAGACGGTGCACCTTGCGGGGTTGCGGGCGCGCATGGCGCAGTGGCAGGCGCGGGGGGCGGACGTGGACTGGCTCGACGCGGGCGAGATCGCGCACGCGACCGGGGCGCGGGGCTTTCACGGCGGCTGGCGCGACCGGCGGGCGGGAAAGCTGCACCCGCTGAAGCTGGCCCACGGGCTCGCCCGCGCGGCGCAGCAGGCCGGGGCGCGGCTGCATTCCCGCTCGCCGGTCGCGGCGCTGGAGCGCGACGGCACCGGCTGGCGCGCCCGGCTGGCGGGCGGGATCGAGGTCCGGGCCGAGCGGGTGATCCTTGCCACCAATGCCTACACGCCGGGGGCGCTCGACCGCGACCTCTCGCGCGCCGTGGTGCCGGCGCACAGCTTCCAGATCGCCACCGAGCCACTTTCGGAGGAGGCGCTGGCGCGTGTCCTGCCGGGCGGCGTCTGCGTTTCGGAAATCCGCCGGGTCGGGACCTATTTCCGCCTCGGCCCGCAGAACCGGCTGATGATCGGCGGGCGGGGCAGCTTCCGCGAGCCCCGCGCGGCGGCGGATTTCGCCGGGCTCGAGGCCGAGTTCACGGCGCTCTTCGGCACCGGCTTCAGGATCGCGCACCGCTGGTTCGGCCGCGTCGGGATGACGCCCGACCACCGCATCCGGCTTGGCGAGCCCGCGCCGGGGATGCTGGCCGCCACCGGGTTCAACGGCCGGGGCGTGGCGCTGTCGGTGGCGCTGGGCAAGGCGATGGCCGAGTACCTCGCCCGCGGCGTTCCCCTGCCGATCCCGCCGGAGCCACGGATCCGCACGCTGCCGCTGCACGGGCTGCACCGGGTCTACGGCGGCGCGGCGATCCGCTTCTACCGCCTGCGCGACCGGCTGGACCGCTGA
- a CDS encoding NAD(P)/FAD-dependent oxidoreductase, producing MPVERTEALVIGAGQAGIAASEHLSANGIPHIVLERSRIAERWRSERWDSLVANGPAWHDRFPGLEFPGDPDGFVPKEQVADYFEAYARQINAPVRCGVTVTRVTRLRGRPGFLVETSQGAIEARQVISATGAFQHPAIPPLVPQTAGIAQMHSSQYRNPAQLAEGAVLVVGAGSSGVQIADELLAAGRKVYLSVGPHDRPPRAYRGRDFVWWLGVLNKWDAEATPSSEHTTIAVSGAHGGHTVDFRKLAARGMVLLGRTESFAGGRFSFAPDLARNIEAGDANYLSLLDEADAYVAANGLDLPEEPEARRIGPAPACMTDPILSLDLAGAGITTILWATGFTSDYGWLQVDALDAAGKPRHQRGVSPVPGLYYLGLPWQTRRGSSFIWGVWHDAKYVADHIAKQRGYLAYTPAVQPEPEMA from the coding sequence ATGCCCGTAGAAAGAACCGAGGCGCTGGTGATCGGCGCCGGCCAGGCCGGGATCGCGGCAAGCGAGCACCTGAGCGCGAACGGCATTCCACATATCGTTCTCGAGCGCAGCCGCATCGCCGAGCGTTGGCGCTCCGAGCGCTGGGACTCGCTGGTCGCCAATGGCCCCGCCTGGCATGACCGTTTCCCCGGGCTCGAGTTTCCCGGCGACCCCGACGGCTTCGTGCCGAAGGAGCAGGTCGCCGACTATTTCGAGGCCTATGCGAGGCAGATCAATGCCCCCGTCCGCTGCGGTGTCACGGTCACCCGGGTGACCCGGCTTCGGGGCCGCCCGGGCTTCCTCGTCGAGACCTCCCAAGGCGCGATCGAGGCGCGGCAGGTGATCTCGGCCACCGGCGCCTTCCAGCATCCCGCGATCCCGCCGCTCGTGCCGCAGACCGCCGGGATCGCCCAGATGCATTCGAGCCAGTACCGCAACCCCGCCCAGCTGGCCGAGGGCGCGGTGCTGGTGGTCGGCGCGGGCTCCTCGGGCGTGCAGATCGCGGACGAGCTGCTGGCGGCCGGGCGCAAGGTCTACCTGTCGGTCGGCCCGCACGACCGCCCGCCGCGCGCCTACCGTGGCCGCGACTTCGTCTGGTGGCTGGGCGTCCTGAACAAGTGGGACGCCGAGGCGACCCCCTCTTCCGAGCACACCACCATCGCGGTCAGTGGCGCCCATGGCGGGCACACGGTCGACTTCCGCAAGCTCGCCGCCCGCGGTATGGTGCTGCTCGGCCGGACCGAGAGCTTCGCCGGGGGCCGCTTCAGCTTCGCGCCGGATCTGGCGCGCAACATCGAGGCGGGGGATGCCAATTACCTGTCGCTGCTCGACGAGGCCGACGCCTATGTCGCGGCCAACGGGCTGGACCTGCCCGAGGAGCCCGAGGCGCGCCGGATCGGCCCCGCCCCCGCCTGCATGACCGATCCGATCCTGTCGCTGGACCTCGCCGGGGCCGGGATCACCACGATCCTCTGGGCGACGGGTTTCACCAGCGATTACGGCTGGCTGCAGGTGGATGCGCTCGACGCGGCGGGCAAGCCCCGTCACCAGCGCGGCGTCTCGCCGGTGCCCGGGCTCTATTACCTCGGCCTGCCCTGGCAGACCCGGCGCGGCTCGTCCTTCATCTGGGGGGTCTGGCACGACGCGAAATACGTCGCCGACCACATCGCCAAGCAGCGCGGCTATCTCGCCTATACGCCGGCGGTCCAGCCCGAGCCCGAGATGGCCTGA
- a CDS encoding aldehyde dehydrogenase, whose product MQTLSHYTSRAAALTFRTQAWIDGRYVPSASGARFETVNPATAEVLTDVARGGAEDIDRAVAAARRAFDDRRWAGKTPGERKEVLLRLAALLRENLEEFALLDTLDMGKPIWETVNVDAPGSAHFFQWHAEAIDKLYDEVAPTGGRDLALIRRVPLGVVGAVVPWNFPLDMATWKLAPALAAGNSVVLKPAEQSPLSALRLAELAAEAGLPDGVLNVVPGFGEDAGQALGRHPDVDCLVFTGSTEVGKMFQRYAGESNMKQVWLETGGKSPNLIFADADLDAAADKAAFGIFFNQGEVCSANSRMLVHESIAAEMIDRMKTRAEAIVPGNPLDPETKMGAMVDARHAARVAEYLASGKQQCRLIAGGARLTLCGSDAFIQPTVFADVPRDARIAREEIFGPVLAIQTFRDEAEAIAMANDSIYGLAASVWTKDLGRAMAVSDALVAGTVSVNTVDALSAMTPFGGMKQSGFGRDLSLHSFDKYSALKTVWISY is encoded by the coding sequence ATGCAGACCCTCTCTCACTACACCTCCCGCGCCGCCGCGCTGACCTTCCGCACCCAGGCTTGGATCGACGGGCGTTATGTGCCCTCCGCCTCGGGCGCGCGGTTCGAGACCGTGAACCCCGCCACCGCCGAGGTGCTGACCGACGTCGCGCGCGGCGGCGCGGAGGACATCGACCGCGCCGTAGCCGCCGCCCGCCGCGCCTTCGACGACCGCCGCTGGGCCGGCAAGACGCCGGGCGAGCGCAAGGAAGTGCTGCTGCGGCTCGCGGCCCTCCTGCGCGAGAACCTCGAGGAATTCGCCCTTTTGGACACGCTCGACATGGGCAAGCCGATCTGGGAGACGGTCAACGTCGACGCCCCCGGCTCGGCGCATTTCTTCCAGTGGCACGCCGAGGCGATCGACAAGCTCTACGACGAGGTCGCCCCGACCGGCGGGCGCGATCTCGCGCTGATCCGCCGCGTGCCGCTTGGCGTCGTCGGCGCGGTGGTGCCGTGGAACTTCCCCCTCGACATGGCGACGTGGAAGCTGGCCCCGGCCCTGGCGGCGGGCAATTCGGTGGTGCTGAAACCCGCCGAGCAGTCGCCGCTCTCGGCGCTGCGCCTTGCGGAACTGGCCGCCGAGGCGGGGCTGCCCGATGGCGTGCTCAACGTGGTGCCGGGCTTCGGCGAGGATGCCGGGCAGGCGCTTGGCCGTCATCCGGACGTCGACTGCCTCGTCTTCACCGGCTCGACCGAGGTCGGCAAGATGTTCCAGCGCTACGCGGGCGAGAGCAACATGAAGCAGGTCTGGCTGGAGACCGGCGGCAAGAGCCCGAACCTCATCTTCGCCGATGCCGATCTCGACGCCGCCGCCGACAAGGCCGCCTTCGGCATCTTCTTCAACCAGGGCGAGGTCTGCTCGGCCAACTCGCGGATGCTGGTGCACGAGAGCATCGCGGCCGAGATGATCGACCGCATGAAGACCCGCGCCGAGGCCATCGTGCCGGGCAACCCGCTCGACCCCGAGACGAAGATGGGCGCCATGGTCGATGCCCGCCACGCCGCGCGGGTCGCGGAGTACCTCGCCTCGGGCAAGCAGCAGTGCCGCCTGATCGCGGGCGGCGCGCGGCTGACCCTCTGCGGCTCGGACGCCTTCATCCAGCCGACGGTCTTTGCCGACGTGCCGCGCGACGCGCGCATCGCCCGGGAAGAGATCTTCGGCCCGGTGCTGGCGATCCAGACCTTCCGCGACGAGGCCGAGGCCATCGCCATGGCCAATGACAGCATCTACGGCCTTGCCGCCTCGGTCTGGACGAAGGACCTGGGCCGCGCCATGGCGGTCTCGGACGCGCTGGTCGCGGGCACGGTCTCGGTCAACACGGTGGACGCGCTCTCGGCGATGACGCCCTTCGGCGGGATGAAGCAGTCGGGCTTCGGGCGGGACCTGTCGCTTCATTCCTTCGACAAGTACTCGGCGCTCAAGACCGTCTGGATCAGCTACTGA
- a CDS encoding LysR family transcriptional regulator, with translation MPLRFTLRQMEYFVAVGECGSIALAAEKVNVSSPSISAAISQLEAEFGLQLFIRRHAHGLALTQGGARFMTVAKELLDKAASLGDLANDISGQVRGPLNVGCLLTFAQIVLPQLRRSFVDTWPEVEFRQFERDQQELFDGLRSARIDVALTYDLNVPADLEFIPLIELPPFAIVHETHPLAALESVTPAELSDYPMVLLDLPMSGDYFLSFFTKLGITPMIAERTRDIAVMRSLVANGFGYGMGNTHPVTELAPDGRRLRFIPMTGPARSLNLGLMMSEGARGSRTVRAFIEHAQSEITETRAPGLQVRPRGA, from the coding sequence GTGCCCTTACGTTTCACGCTGCGCCAGATGGAGTATTTCGTCGCCGTGGGCGAGTGCGGCTCGATCGCGCTCGCCGCCGAGAAGGTGAACGTCTCCTCGCCCTCGATCTCCGCCGCGATCTCCCAGCTCGAGGCCGAGTTCGGCCTGCAGCTCTTCATCCGCCGCCACGCGCACGGGCTGGCGCTGACGCAGGGCGGCGCGCGCTTCATGACCGTGGCGAAGGAGCTCCTGGACAAGGCCGCCTCGCTCGGCGATCTGGCCAACGACATCTCGGGGCAGGTGCGCGGCCCGCTCAACGTCGGCTGCCTGCTGACCTTCGCGCAGATCGTCCTGCCGCAGCTGCGCCGCAGCTTCGTCGACACATGGCCCGAGGTCGAGTTCCGCCAGTTCGAGCGCGACCAGCAGGAGCTTTTCGACGGGCTGCGCTCGGCCCGCATCGACGTGGCGCTGACTTACGACCTGAACGTGCCCGCCGACCTCGAGTTCATCCCGCTGATCGAGCTGCCGCCCTTCGCGATCGTGCACGAGACCCACCCCCTTGCCGCGCTCGAGAGCGTCACCCCGGCCGAGCTGTCGGACTACCCGATGGTGCTGCTCGACCTGCCGATGAGCGGCGACTATTTCCTGTCCTTCTTCACCAAGCTCGGGATCACCCCGATGATCGCCGAGCGCACCCGCGACATCGCGGTGATGCGCTCGCTGGTGGCCAACGGCTTCGGCTACGGCATGGGCAACACCCACCCGGTCACCGAGCTTGCCCCGGACGGACGCCGCCTGCGCTTCATCCCGATGACCGGCCCGGCGCGCAGCCTGAACCTCGGCCTCATGATGAGCGAGGGCGCCCGCGGCTCGCGCACCGTCCGCGCCTTCATCGAGCACGCGCAGTCCGAGATTACCGAGACCCGCGCGCCCGGCCTGCAGGTCCGGCCAAGGGGCGCATGA